A portion of the Streptococcus urinalis 2285-97 genome contains these proteins:
- a CDS encoding ABC transporter ATP-binding protein: protein MSQPIIEFRNISKTFDDSGTKVLNNINFELEEGKFYTLLGASGSGKSTILNIIAGLLEATSGDVLLDGKRINDVPINKRDIHTVFQNYALFPHMTVFENVAFSLKLKKINKHEIKNRVEEALKMVQLEGYGQRSIQKLSGGQRQRVAIARAIINQPKVVLLDEPLSALDLKLRTEMQYELRELQQRLGITFVFVTHDQEEALAMSDWIFVMNDGEIVQSGTPVDIYDEPINHFVANFIGESNILNGKMIEDYLVEFNGKRFESVDGGMRPNESVEVVIRPEDLQITLPEEGKLQVKVDTQLFRGVHYEIIAYDDLGNEWMIHSTRKAIEGEVIGLDFTPEDIHIMRLNETEEEFDARIEEYVDTEDHEDGLINYIEEERNEENL from the coding sequence GTGAGCCAACCCATTATTGAATTTAGAAATATTAGTAAGACTTTTGATGATAGCGGTACCAAAGTTTTAAATAATATTAATTTTGAACTAGAAGAAGGAAAATTCTATACATTACTTGGAGCATCAGGTTCTGGGAAATCAACCATTTTAAATATTATTGCGGGTCTCTTAGAAGCGACTTCTGGTGATGTCTTACTAGATGGTAAACGCATCAATGATGTTCCCATTAATAAAAGAGATATTCATACCGTTTTTCAAAATTATGCTCTTTTTCCGCATATGACTGTTTTTGAAAACGTGGCTTTTTCTCTAAAATTGAAAAAAATCAATAAACATGAGATTAAAAATCGAGTTGAAGAAGCCTTGAAAATGGTTCAATTAGAAGGCTATGGGCAACGATCAATTCAAAAACTTTCTGGTGGACAAAGACAACGTGTTGCTATTGCACGAGCCATTATAAATCAACCTAAAGTGGTTCTATTAGATGAACCTCTTTCAGCATTGGATCTAAAATTACGAACAGAAATGCAGTATGAATTAAGAGAACTGCAACAACGTCTTGGAATTACTTTTGTTTTTGTAACACACGATCAAGAAGAAGCATTAGCTATGAGTGATTGGATTTTTGTTATGAATGACGGTGAGATAGTTCAATCAGGAACACCAGTTGATATTTATGATGAACCTATCAATCATTTTGTTGCCAATTTTATTGGAGAGTCAAATATCCTTAATGGCAAAATGATCGAAGATTACTTGGTTGAATTTAATGGCAAACGTTTTGAATCTGTTGATGGTGGAATGAGACCAAATGAAAGTGTTGAAGTTGTTATTAGACCAGAAGATTTGCAGATTACGTTACCAGAAGAAGGTAAACTACAAGTTAAAGTCGATACACAACTTTTTAGAGGGGTACATTATGAAATTATCGCTTATGATGATTTAGGCAATGAATGGATGATTCATTCAACACGCAAAGCCATAGAAGGTGAAGTGATTGGATTAGATTTCACACCTGAAGATATTCATATCATGAGGTTAAATGAAACAGAAGAAGAGTTTGATGCCAGAATTGAGGAATATGTTGATACTGAAGATCATGAAGACGGATTGATCAATTATATAGAGGAGGAAAGAAATGAAGAAAACC